The segment GCCATCAAAAAGAGATACACAAAATGATATACCTAGTGATAATACACCTAGTTATAAACTTACAGATGAGGAATGGAATCAATTGAAAGATGATTTTATATCACAATATTTACCAAATACAGaaccaaataataattatagaaGTGGAAATAGTCCAACAAATACCAATAATACTACCACGTCACATGATAATATGGGAGAAAAACCTTTTATTATGTCCATTCATGATAGAAATTTATATACTGGAGAAGAAAttagttataatattaatatgagtACTAATACTATGGATGATCCAAAATATGTAtcaaataatgtatattctGGTATTGACCTAATTAATGATTCATTAAATAGTGGTAATCAAcctattgatatatatgatgaagtgctaaaaagaaaagaaaatgaattatttggAACAAATCATGTGAAACAAACGAGTATACATAGTGTTgcaaaaaatacatatagtGACGACGctataacaaataaaataaatttgttcCATAAATGGTTAGATAGACATAGAGATATGTGTGAAAAGTGGGAAAATCATCATGAACGTTTAgctaaattaaaagaaaaatgggaaaatgataatgatggaGGTAATGTACCTAGTGGTAATCATGTGTTGAATACGGATGTTTCGATCGAAATAGATATGGATAATCCTAAACCTATAAATCAATTTAGTAATATGGATATAAACGTGGATACACCTACTATGGATAATATGgaagatgatatatattatgatgtaaatgataatgatgatgataatgatcaACCATCTGTGTATGATATACCTATGGATCATAATAAAGTAGATGTAGATGTACCTAAGAAAGTACATATTGAAATGAAAATCCTTAATAATACATCTAATGGATCGTTGGAACAACAATTTCCTATATCGGATGtatggaatatataaaaaaaaaaaatatattattttacttgtttattttttttttttttttttttgttatattttatttgtatattcatttgtataatataaatatatatattcatagtatatatatatttttattttgatatatttgtataataatatttgtatatatatatatataatttgtttttttggcttttatataatatttgtaaatatatatatatatatatatataatttgtttttttgtttttgtataatatttctaaatatattcgattcataattttttgagtaatatttttatttttttttcattttatttttgattttttttttaaatgtcattgttcataattttaatatataatttttattttgtttgtataatatatataaatttgttttattttgtttctaTTTGACACATgtgattatttgtatatataaatttgttttatttgtataatatatatatatgttttattttgtgtttATTTGACACATttgattatttgtatatatattttgttcgaatttattttaattatttgtttttggatatttgtatatataaatttgtttcatttgtattatatatatatgattaaaaaaaaaaaataaaataaaaacatagaAACATATACCAtaccatataaattatattcatagtagtatattatatggttccatattaaaataaactaatataatacactaaaatatttcttattatatatatatatatatatatatttaatatagtaACAACAAAAATGTTTTCAACACCATATACGGATATATCAacacattataatataataataatgaattaatCTAATCTTACaataagtattattataaaatagtaacaatataatatatcatatataataattgtattggaataacaatatttatatgatatccttttttttttttttttttttgtattcatacgtactatcatcatcaatataggaaataaattctttttaagaaatatgaagaattttttttttaacgcTTCTAATTacgtataaaataaaaataaatgattccTTGTTTTTccatagtatatataatgtcgcgttatttgtttattgtataataatatatttattaaaatatgtagtaattaattattttgttacaacatgtaataataaaattaatgtatCATAAGTTGTAAAATACCATAACTtctattttaagaaatatatatataataatacacgttatgattataatatatttgaataacaTAAAACAATAGAATGTATTATGTAATAGTACGTATAATatcttattttgttatttgttttttttttaataataataaatatttatattttttgcgataattatataatttactactttaatgataaattaacgttttaatttatttgtaatatttttataaaaaaaaaaaaataatattaatcttaGTAACAACATAGATAAATTAGAGGGaattttataacatacaataaattttagaacaaaacaaataacataatatatgaaaatttatttattaatatatatgtatatattattatttgaagaagattttatatcatttattatgttataaaatatttgttgttaattgtttttataacaaCAATGTTAcgaaattatatgttttaataactATTTCATaagtatttcatatatatatattataaattggtattatatatatgtcatacACAATTTCCAAAACGTTGGTTTTGCAcatttgtaaataatttacaaCACAGAAATATgttgtattattactatatcgTTAGATATTAttgagaaaaatgaaaaaaataaaaaaaaaataaaccaaaaataaccataataatttattgtgttgatttaaaattaaatttcattaaaaattaaaaattaaaaaaaattataaaaaatgcagaatgttttgataaattattttaatattaatttttttacgtttttgtttttttttttttgtaataaataaaatggcAAATGTGGATccactataaaaaaaaaaatatatttacataatgggaaaataattgttaattatattaaataaattataatcatattttatgttaaacatttttatttaatttatttataatataaaataaagtattttatgtgatttttttagttataatatttatcaaaaaataatatacgtatcacaattaaaaaaaatgaaagtccattatattaatatattattgtttgagcttccattaaatatattggtaaTTCCatgtcacatatatattaaagaggattaatataatcatattataatataatatatatatttatatataaatatattacgatatcgtatatataatttttatatatatatagtccaaatatacatatatatatataaacataaaaacatacatatttataacatatatatataaaataaaaaagaactaattataatatacatatatatgtgaccattttgtatagatatataatcaAAGGAACCATAACAGCACAACACCACATCATCCACCAAATACCAGGCTATTATGCGAATGTGAATGGTATGCCCCATCCAACTATGATAATGACCCACAAATGAAAGCAGTAATGCAAGATTTTGATCGTCAAACGTCGCAACGTTTTGAAGAATACAATGAACGCTTGCTcgaaaacaaacaaaaatgtaaagaaCAATGCGAtaaagaaatacaaaaaattattttaaaagataaattgGAAAAAGAATTGGCTGAAAAGTTTGTCACATTACAAACAGATATACAAAGTGATGCTATTCCAACATGCGTTTGCGAAAAATCAGTCGCAGATAAAGTTGAAAAAACATGTTTAAAATGTGGAGGTGTGTTGGGAGGTGGTGTGACACCTGCTTGGGGTCTTCTCAGCGGTATTGTTTATACTGGATGGAAAGCAGCAGCGTTGGCAGCTGCTAAGGAACTTGCCGAAAAAGCCGGTGCAGCTGAGGGTGCTTCTCAGGGTGCTGCGGCGGGTGCCGTTGAAGTAATTAAATCAATTAAAACAACATTTGGTATAGAATCATTAGGTGTTAATCCATTGCAATCATTATTTAATGCcgaaaattatatgaatgcCAAATTCATTAGTGAATCTATTCATTCTGAATTTATCAGTTCGGGATGTGGAGCTATTTTAAAACCCCCGAACAAGCCTATTTGCACTTCTGTGTATAAAGGAATTGAAGCTACATCGAGAGGTAAGGGTGTTAAGCCTATAGAGTTTATAGGAAAAAAAGTAGAAACTATGGTTTCACAAGCCAAAGATGTTGCTGAAGCTACAAAGGCTCAGGTGACTTCTGAAACTACTGCTACACTCACAGATCTAAAGACCGGTGTGGTACAAACTACATATATGGGTTACCAAACTGTTATTATTGCTTCTATCGTTGCAATATTGTTAATAGTTTTggttatgattattatttatttaattttacgttatagacgaaaaaaaaaaatgaagaaaaaactcCAATATATCAAATTATTAGAAGAATAGATGTGATGTATTTGGTATTTTTCGATGTTGGTAGGATGTATGGTACACGTAGTATTTTTCTTTGAATGTAccgtgtgttttttttttttttttctgcattataaataactatatatttttatatgtattgcgcttttatatataatttatttttctataattttatttatttatttatttatttattttttaaaactcttttaattaataaacaatgtaatttttaatttatataaaatacttatacgtattataatatattatttttttaaaacataatgtaacgtatattttttaaatacctCATATGTTTTtcaaaggaatatatatcaaaaaaaacaataaaacttatgattattataattatgattattatgattatgattattatgattactattattataaatattttaagaaacatattattcaaaatattatatctatatttatataatttaaattaaaaccaataagtatattatttcaattcAGAATTATCATCCTTAAAAAAcctatcatattatatattatgttatttatatttatttcataatatattttattattttaattattttttattagaaataCTACTAATACAAtgaattcaaaaaatattcaacatataacaaaatataataattacacgtaatataacaaatagatacaatacataaaaaaaccaataaaaacacaaaaaacaaatcaaattaataaaaatagaacacaataaaaaaaagaataatgtatattttttattttaatataataatacactttttctttattttgctctgtaatttttattatgttgttttatttagtataatatgtagatattttttgtttttatatatatatatttatttgataatatgtatatatttatgagatataatttcatatatatttcataatttatattgttctttttaatttttttttaagtgttATTTGTTTCTATATTACGGTATGCattgatttattatcattatatttttatatatattaagtggcaaaaaaagaaaaaaaaaaaaaaaatttgtttattaaatattttttcttctgtaaaatgttttccatttttgtttatatttatatttatatatttttttttttttttttttttttttgttattttttatatatatgaaagttgtatgatatatttaaaatttttttttttttttttttttttgttattttttatatatatgaaatttatatgatatatttcaaatttttcttttttttttttttttttttattattttatatgtaaacacatttaggaaaaaaaaattataataataatttttatatatatatatatatattttttttttttttttttaatataataaaaagtaaaaattataaaataaaaaataaaaatattaaatttttaaagtaCTGTTATcactaataaaattaatagttATACTGTTAATTACTActtctaataatattactattaatagtagtattaataacaataatacaaatagtaatatattattatattcaatgCGTTTCCAATagtttatgttttttaatttaaataattttaactattattgttatcatattaaatatatatatataatacaatataattatgatatatatatgtacatatatataatataatttgtaacactaaaaattaaatacaaaaaaaaaaaaaaaatacacaaacaaaaaatataatataacatgaacaattaaaaaatataacataatacacaaatataaaatataatataatacacaaatcaaatataatataacatcaacaaataaaaaatttaatataatgcacacataaaaaaaaattcaaacatatgtatatacatacatatatatattatatatcccaTACATCGGTTATAGGATATTTCTCTTTCACTAATTTAGTATTTATATCCATTTCAATTTGTACTTTACTAGGAACATCCACAGCATTACTATCCACAACTGATGCATCATGATCATTTacatcataataaatatcatcTTGCACATCATAATAAggttctttatatttttccagATCTTCCAAGATAGTATCCATATTAGTAAATTGATTTATAGGTTTAGGATTATCCATATGTATTTGTATAGAAACATCAGTATTCAACGTTTTGTTACTATCACTAGTGTGAGTGTTACCACTATGTGTCTCATTTTCCCATTCTTCTTTCAATTTGGCTAATCGTTCGTGATGATTTTCCCACTTTTCGCACATATGTCTATGTCTATCTAGCCATTTATGGAATAGTTCCAGTTGGTTGTGGATGGGGTCactatttgtattttttgcAACACTATTGGttgatgtattttttttcgtATGATTTGTCCCAAATAATTCGTTTTCTTTTCGTTTTAACaattcatcatatatatcaataggTTGATTACCACTTAGTGCGTCGTTGATTAGGTCGATACCACTATATGAATCATGTTTGCCACTTGTTAGACCACGGTTATCACTTGTTGGATCAATACCACTGTATACATTATTTTGACCActgtataaattatttttaccaTTGTATAAATCATTATTACCACTGTTAGTACTCATATCATAATTGTATTCTTCTCCAGTATATAAATCCCTATCATGAATAGAAGTAATAAAAGGTTTTTCTTCCATATTATCACGTGACATGGTAGTATTGGTATTATTATCCACATTATGACGTGACGTGGTAGTAATATTGGTATTTGTTGGAATAGTTCCACTTGTATAATCATTTGGTATATCATTTGGTTGTTCACTTTGTAACATATTAGATATAAAATCATGTTTCAATGTATTCCACTCATTATCTGTAATTTTACTACTAGGTATACcatcattttgtatatcattTTGTGTATCACTAGCTGTTGTGTTGTTACCACTAGCTGTTGTGTTGTTACCACTAGCTGTTGTGTTGTTACCACTGGCTGTTGTGTTGTTACCACTAGGTTCTAGTACCACTTCGatcaatgttttatatttagggCTACCTGGTACATATATGTCATTAATATCCAATTCTTCATACTCACTTTCGGAAGATGAAGTAATATCACTATAATGATCGGTGTAACCACTATCTGTTCCACTATCTCCTTCAAGGTAAATGTACCGTTTGCCTCTGTATTTACCACTAGTATAAGGTATATATCTATTGGGTGAAAGTTTTGTCGGTATATCATAATCACTTTTGGGGATATTAATGACACGCAAAAGATCAATAGTAGATTTggtttttttctaaaaaaaaaatgaacatatatgtgtatgtatatatgtatttaggtatatatttatgtatatatgtatgtagttattggtatatatatatatgtatgtgtaaaTGTGAATGTAGTtatgggtatatatatatataatatatatatgtatgtgtatatgtacatgtatttaatttttttatttttttttatttaattaaatttttttatttattatttttttttatttaattaaattttaatattttttttttttttttttaatttttttttttttttttttttttaattttatttttttttttaacatttttttaattttcttttattttatttctaataaattttttttataatcattatttttattaatataatttttttttaattttttttgataaaatttttcattttttattttataaaaatttttatttttattttaattttaattttcattattttaaaaatttctttcatttttttttatttgatgatatatattttttttttaacattttctttttctttttttgtttttattttatttctaataatttttttttataatcattatttttattaatataatttttttttaattttttttgataaaatttttcattttttattttatcaaaatttatatttttattataatttttattatttttaaaatatttttctcctttttttttttttttttttattttaataaatttttttttatatttcttttttaatataaatacatatatataaaatatatataaaacacatacatatacacaaatatatatccaaacATACTAAcagatacatataaaaaaaacacatccacatatatatatccaaacgctcaaacatatatatacatatacatatatatacatatatatatatcaaaacaCATATATCCACACAAAAAAACACATCcccacatatacatatatatatataatacctttagataaaaataagtgAATGCAGCAAAACCGATGCCAATACTCCACATGATGGTAGAAGACATGAGGGCGGTTTTAACATGGGGGTTGTCGAACACATTTGAGGGGGGTTTTGGTTGTGGGGTTTCGGGGTTGTCATCACCACTATCTGCTTTTGGTGATGGTTCTTGAGGTCCACGTGTGGCACCATCATCTCCTGCCGATGGGGCAATACGTTCTTCCTCTTGTTTGGGTCCATCAGTGCTATCTGTTTCCACTGTTTCTTTTGTTATCGTGTCTTCTGATGTACAAGTTTCTCCTGTTTCatcgttttctttttttgtatcCACTACATTTTTACAAATTTCCGGCATCTTCACCTCTATTTCTTCGTGTAGTGTATCGTCTTCGTCTTCAACGAGGGGGGGGGAATCACACGATGTTTGGTGGGTTTGGTCACTATGTTCGTCTGAACAAgattctgtttttttttcaagcTTTTTAAGCATACAATCTATAGCGTCTTCTTTACTATTTTCTGAGGAATCAGTTTCAGTACATCCAAGTGACTTCAAGAAATGATATAATTCTGTACAAGGTTTCATAATTTTGTTAAGTTCAGTTAGATGTTGCAAATCCTCCAAAAACATTTTAACCGAAGATTTCATGTCATCGTCACCCTCTTTTTGTTCTCgattattaaaatgtttttttatttgatcccactcctttttctttttttctaccCATTTTTTTACACATACACAACCGTTTTTTGAATTTCCTTCACTACATGTCTGTTCTTTGTTTTGTGTACATAGttcgatttttttttttaatatgtaataagaatataaaaaatcttCTAACCAATATACTATCAATACTTTAAATGTAGTATATTCATTGAGGTCTATATTTGCGTCAAACTTATTTAATTTACATACATCcatctttttttctttattaaatcTACATTCCCATTCTTCAGTTCTTAAACTTTTAAAAAGATATGAATCTTTAAATGATTTTTctgaattttttaaatactcTTTAATAAACGGTCCCCTACGATCAATCATATGGACATCAATAGTAGTAGTCTTTCCATTGTTTTTAGGTATTTTATCAAAAACCTCTATCCATTTATTACCTTTTCCGTTATCTGGTGTGCATGGATTTGTACGACGTCTACCATTACAATTAACTTTATTGGGAGGACACGTTTTACAATATTCTAAAGGGCCAAACGTGGTTTTAGGatcattaaaatttattttattatcttgaTCATTACTCTTTTTTTCCCCACCAGTTTGACCATCTTTGCAATGTTTCAATGCTTCCAAAAAATTTGCAGCAGAAGTataatcttttaatttttcataaatgTTTTTATCATCAGCATTATTTGAAGACGTGATTACTTTTCCATGTTCCTCttcatatttcttttcttgcTTCCTAAATTCTTCGAATTTTATATCTAtccattttctatattttctaCATTGTTTATAACAAGGACGACAATCTAAATTTGAAAACATATCATTATGTTTAATATCCTCTCGTGTACAATCATGTCCATCCCCACTACAATATTGGTGACCACCTCTATCACCACGACACTCCTCCTTTATCTTCCCCAACATCTCTGTTcgttttttacaaaaattttGACCCCATTCTTCAAGGTAACGGAAGTAGGGGGGGCGAGAAATAAAGTCCACAAGGGTGGTTTTTTCACCACTGGGTGAGGCTTTAGGGTCTTTGGGTTTGGCACCACTTGTATCCTCAAGTTTGACTTTTTCGTAGTCGCTGTATTTGCCTTTGAGTGTATCGAAAAGATCTTTGTCATCCGCAGTTTTAACCTTTTCTATTGTTTTGCCCTCTCCACCACTactattttctttatatgttAGTGCACATACCATACCTTCCCAAATAGATGGACCATATTTTGTCCACCAGTCTTTTGGTGTTTGGACGGGGTTTTTTTTGCCAGGAGCAGGAGGTGAGGAACCACTAGGTTTGAAAACACTTTCTATAGCAGTTTTTATGTTCTGTTCTTTTTGCGCCATTTCTTTATCACCATTAATTATGTCGCTGTAACCATTCTTCTCGCCTTTATcaccaaataatatatctttgtAGTCTGCTAATGTATAAAACATTTGACGCAAGAAAGGGGGGGGGATTTTTCCACTATATATGTTATTGGGGTCGTTGGGGTCATCACTGCCTGAACCGGTTAGTTCTGGTCCTCCACCAGCTCCCGATAGTGCTTTCATTTCAACTGATGTTGACCGGGCGAGAAAGGGGAGTTCTCCATTTTctcgttttcttttttcctctatttccttttcttttatttttttatatctatgCCATAAGAAAAAAGTCTCTATAGCTGCCGTCTCTATAAACCACTTGAGTAAATCCTCTTGTGTCGGCGTTGTGCTGTCCTTTCCGATTAGTGATTGTAAATCGTGTATGTATAGTTTTCGCCTCCTGGGTGGCACACAAACACTACCAGTATCTTTACCACTAGGGGAACTAGGTGCTGCACGTTTGGCACGTGTGGGTTCGGCACGTTCACTCTCACTGCCAGTGGTTTCACCAGGTGTGTTGTTGTCACCACCACTAGTGGTAGGAACACATTTCCAGCCGTAGTTTTTGCCTTtcacatattttaaattacatGCATCTTGGAGATTTTCCCTGTTTTCTAGTGCGGTTTTTACTATATCACACACCTTGGGGTCTTCTACTGTTGTTTCTTTTGTTGTTACCACATCCCCCTCCTTTGCCGTTTCCACTTCCGCCTCCTGGTCTTCCGCGTCTTTGCGATCGAGGTCGTCGTCGTCTTCTTTGTCTTCTtcctcttcttcttcttcttcttcttcttcttcctctGGTTGAACTTCAGAACGTGGTTGTCCAATTTTTGCAACACCATCTCCGCCGGGTGGTTGTGGTTGCGTTTCTTGACAGTCTTTGCATTTTTTGGCTTCGTCTTTTTCGTAGTCGATCAATTTATCCATTATAGTTTTCTGTCCATTGGCACCAGCTGGttcttgattttttttttcaatgaTTTCGCGAATGTATTTTAGTTCCTCTGCCTCCTCTTCATCCAGACTATTTTCGGTATCTTGTGCGGAACCGTCTTCggatttttctttataaaattCTAATTTCAAAACTTCTTGAAGAACAAAATCAGGAGATTCTATTTCTTTGCCTAACATTCCACCTGCGATATTTTCTCCTTGCTTGCGAAAATCTTGCTTGCGAAATTGTTGTTTTATTCGGTCCCATTcgtcttttttttgtttaatccATTTTTGAAAACATTCACAATCATTATTACATTGTTGGTTTCCACATTTTATTCTGTTACCATTTTGTAAACATCTCTgaagtttttttttccaatatATAGAATCTTTTAACATATGTGCCAcccaaaaattaaaaaaatcattGTATGTCTTTTGGATTTCATCAGGGTCATTATCagtctttttttctttttttttttttaatatgcaCAATCCGCCTGCATTTATTACCTCGTTTTCATATTCCAGGTCATCCACGTCCTCCTCACCCTGATCATCTTTCGTCAGCTCTTCAGGTTGATAACATTGCCATGGTTCACACAAAGAAGAATCACTATTACCACCACAATCATCACTACCACCACCACCATTTTGTGTTTTGCAAAACgcttttaattttgtttcaatttctttttgtttttcaccACTTTTAAGGATTTTAATAGGAGTACCATCTTTGCCACCTTTAGGCCTATAAAGTTTTATATTGCATTTATCATCTTCTCCTTTGGTTTCCCATTTACCATCTTTCATTTTCACTCCACAATGAGGACAGGGTTGGCAATATTTTGAACGATAAAATGTTCCTTGACTTTCAACATTAGTACCACTAGCACCACTATTAACGTTttcaaaattaatttttcctCCTTCTGTGTCTTGAACTTTTGTGCATATTTCTTCAttacttaatttttttaaaaaatcttCAACATTTTGATAGTCAATTTTaagtattttataaaatttacttTCATACCCATCATAATTTTCGTTACGTGCATCCCGTTTTTGTCTCCTACTAACTGGTGCTCcatttattacatttatgtatttttgtttttgttttagaAATTGTTTTCGTTGGTTATCTATCCACTCAACGTAAGGATTACATGCATACAAACAGCTAATGCATTGCTTACCATAACGTAATTTACCAATCGCTCGTTTAGTTTTTTCGCAATCAAATCCATTACGGCTACAATATCGTTCTTCactatttttatcttttccaCGACAATATGTTTTAACTATATcaacatattttttctttttcctacAAAAGTCTTCTGCCCATTCCTCGAACCAGCGAAGATACTGCGGCACATAATCGAAATAGGTGGGGACATCACCATTGTTACACGTGCATTTGTCTCTAGCCAGAGTTGCATTATTTCCACTACCACATGTTGCtcgaaaatatgaataaccCCCTAGCTTGTCGTCGTCGTCACATGTAATTGCTTCCCACACGGTGTGCCGATTTGCAATCCACCAATCTTCTCTTAATTGATAAAAATGTCCTCCTTTGGCATCATCATTGTAGCGTGTTTTTAGCGCATCCTTATTCTTCCCATTTGTCGTCACGTCATCATGTATTTGCTTGAAAATATCTTTCAACTTCTTGTCTAATTCAtctctttttcctttttcttgtGGATTACCTAAATACAAATCTCTTCCTCTTACGATATCTCCTATATCAGCAAAACTTCGTGCCAACTCAGTACATAATTGAGAATcagaa is part of the Plasmodium falciparum 3D7 genome assembly, chromosome: 9 genome and harbors:
- a CDS encoding rifin is translated as MKVHYINILLFELPLNILIYNQRNHNSTTPHHPPNTRLLCECEWYAPSNYDNDPQMKAVMQDFDRQTSQRFEEYNERLLENKQKCKEQCDKEIQKIILKDKLEKELAEKFVTLQTDIQSDAIPTCVCEKSVADKVEKTCLKCGGVLGGGVTPAWGLLSGIVYTGWKAAALAAAKELAEKAGAAEGASQGAAAGAVEVIKSIKTTFGIESLGVNPLQSLFNAENYMNAKFISESIHSEFISSGCGAILKPPNKPICTSVYKGIEATSRGKGVKPIEFIGKKVETMVSQAKDVAEATKAQVTSETTATLTDLKTGVVQTTYMGYQTVIIASIVAILLIVLVMIIIYLILRYRRKKKMKKKLQYIKLLEE